TCAGTAAATGAACCGTCTTTTTTCATTAAAAAAGCCGCCATGCAAATTTTGCATGACGGCACTCACATAACCTAAAAAAACTAATCTTATTATTTTACTTCAATCAATCTCTTAGCAACAATTGCTTCTTCTTTCTTACCCACTCGTACAACCAAAATACCATTTTCATAAGAAGCGTCAATGTTGCTGTAATCTACAGTATCAGGTAATGTAAAGGAACGTGTAAAGGATGAATAGTTAAATTCTCTTTTACTGAATAATTTTTGTTCTGTTTCTGTCTCTGAAGTTTTTTCAGCAGAGATAGTCATCATATTTTTATCTACATTGATCTTAAAATCAGACTTCTGCAATCCCGGAGCAGCCAGTTCAATTTGAAAAGAATCTTCTGCTTCTGCAATATTCACTGCCGGAACGCGAGTCACCAATCGATCTGTAATAAAGGAATCGTTAAATAAATTATCGAAAACTGAATTTACAAATGGATTTACTGCATCTGTATTTACTGCTTTTGTAGGGAATTTTAATAATGCCATAATGTTGTCCTCCTTTTAATTTTTCTATTTGTTTTTCTACAACTTATTCAAATGCTGTACCACTTCGAAAATCAATTTAATTAACGACAAAATGTCATTTTAAACTCTCGACTTAATGACATTTTGTCGTTTAACACTTTTGATTAATGCTGAACCGTGTAAAAAAGGCACGAGCGACACGCTCGCACCAGCTCAGGTTGATAAAGTTAAATGATTATAAAAAATAACAGCATTGCCTTCGGTATCCCACTTCTCTCCTTTCTAAGGAGAGATGCCCGAAGGGCAGAGAGGTTGGAAAGTGATAGATTAATAGAGGACACGAGCGACACGCTCCCGCCAGCCACACTTGCGTCAGTTGGTGTCCTCACCAACTGAGACGCACTCGCGCCACCTGAAGATAATATTGTATCGTTTTATTTGGAATAAGAGAGTGCTATTCGGGAATTAGCCCGATCTCCGCCGAAAAGAGGATTAACCTTGGTAATCGAAACATTCACCTGCTCAACAAAATCAAATTGAGAAACTATCGTTTCAAGTATTTCCTCAACTGCGGACTCTATTAACTTTCTTTTTTGCTTCATTACCTTTGCAGCTACAGCATACAATTGTTCATAGTTCAATGTATTTGCAAGTTCATCTTCCGACTGTACTTTATAAGGATAGCTCACTTCAATATCGACTAAAAACTCGTTTCCAGTCACAATTTCCTCTGCGTAATAACCAACAGGAGCATAAAACCGGGCATCATTGATCGCAATAGTCTGTATACGTGTAGCCATGTAGCAAACCTAAAAATATTTATTCGTTTGAAAAAATATCTTTATCATTGCTCTACCAAAAATTATAAAAACAAATTATACTGATGAAAAAATATCCCGTTCTTCTCAGCATCTGTTGCTTAAGTCTC
The Sphingobacterium spiritivorum genome window above contains:
- a CDS encoding Hsp20/alpha crystallin family protein, with amino-acid sequence MALLKFPTKAVNTDAVNPFVNSVFDNLFNDSFITDRLVTRVPAVNIAEAEDSFQIELAAPGLQKSDFKINVDKNMMTISAEKTSETETEQKLFSKREFNYSSFTRSFTLPDTVDYSNIDASYENGILVVRVGKKEEAIVAKRLIEVK
- a CDS encoding dihydroneopterin aldolase; protein product: MATRIQTIAINDARFYAPVGYYAEEIVTGNEFLVDIEVSYPYKVQSEDELANTLNYEQLYAVAAKVMKQKRKLIESAVEEILETIVSQFDFVEQVNVSITKVNPLFGGDRANSRIALSYSK